The nucleotide window TCTCCTAAGTGGATAATCAGTCATCAGTTGCCCGTTGTGATAAATTATCAAACCTTGATGAGTCTTTCTCGGGAGGGCCACAAATATTTCAGTTTAGGCATTAATTACTCACCATTATTATGCTACAAAATCAGGGGAAGACATATATTATTGTGCTTTGAAGCTGTCTCGGGGAGGAATTTTGCGGAGCACAAGCCATATGCATATATTGAAGCATagaattttctaattttcttgaatttgttaATTGGAGTTGATGCACATTGTTTAATCTATTACTCTTAACAGGTTTTTGACAAGAGTATTGTTTTACAAGTTGATGGGGAAAGGGAAAGATAAAAAATCTCCAAGGCCTCCCAGCATTGCTCCATCAATCCAAGGATTGTCGTCTTACTCCCATCTTGTGTTCTTTgaacttatatttatttatatctttaattttgtgtttataaatctattgtttatattttaggaaATACCAAAAACATTTTATCCGGATTGGTTGAGCTATATGTATGGTTATTATGGAGCTATGCCACCTCCATTTTTTCCACCATTTGTTCCCCATCCAAATACCCATCACTATCCATGGGGAGGCCAGGTGATATAATTTGGGttgacatttttttattcaGGTACATGATACTTACATTCATGATCTCATGTTGCAAACTGCAGCAATCGTTGGCCCGGCCATTTTTTTCGCCAATTCCTTACCTTATTGCATTCAACCCTAGAAGTTCAAGACATGTGGAACAGGTTGCAGAGCCCACCTCAGATTCAAGGCAACGTAATACTGCTGAAAGTGGAACTCGGGATAAATCAAATGTGAGGGATGAGCTTGATCAAGAATAGgtaataaatcaataaattggaatctttactttttttttttttttttttttatcaataatataCAACAATTGTTTCTAATGTGGCAATTTACTATGGTTTTCCAACCTACGAAATTTTTGTAGGATTTTGGTGGATTCAAAGAGAAACATGTAGATGAGGGCTCTGCTGAAGTGGCAAATGATGCTGCACATCATTTAAGGGCGGAAGAGGAGGTGGATAATGATGGGCGTGAAAATTTCATGAATGACGGGAAGGACAATGATAGTCTTGAAGAGCCCAAGTCCGGGATGTTGTTTAGTTCCAAGGAGGAGCTTTTTGCTTATTATAAACAGTATGGGAAACAAACTGGTTTTGGGGTCATGACACAAAGAAGTAAAAGGGAAGTGGATGGGAGTGCCAAATATTTAACGCTAGGATGTGCTCATGGTGGCAAGGCACGAAATCGAACATCCAATGTTTCTAAGCCACGTCCAACAACAAAGACGAATTTTAAGGCCAAGATTAATGTGATGTTGGTTGATGGATCATGGCGTGTGACTACAGTTGAGAATACACACAATCATGCACTAAATTCATTCAAGTCGAATTTCTTTAGATGTAatagaaatgatgatgatgttgtcAAGAGGCAGTTAGACGAAAACGATGAGATTGGCATACAAATGAATAAAAGTTTCGACGAGGTGGGTGAGCTCAAGAATATTCAATTTATAGAGAAAGATTGTCGAAATTCTATTGACAAAACACGACACCTTCAACTTGGTGAAGGAGGCGCTAAGGCACTATGTGAGTATTTTGAGAGAATGCAGCACGAGAATGATGGGTTCTATGTCAtgatggatttggatgatgattCGAGACTGAGAAATGTTTTTTGGGCCGAGGCACTATGTGAGTATTTTGAGAGAATGCAGCACGAGAATGATGGGTTCTATGTCAtgatggatttggatgatgattCGAGACTGAGAAATGTTTTTTGGGCCGATGCACGGAGTAGGGTAGCATATgaatattttggagatgttgtTATGTTTGATACGACTTACTTGACTAATAGTTACAACATGCCCCTTGCACTTATCTtgggtgtaaaccaccatggtcAGTTAATCTTTTTAGGAGTAGGATTGATATCAATTGAAGATACAAATacttttgtttggttatttcataaaaaatgcaattgcaatTGTCTTTCCACAAACCCGACATAGATATTATTTGTGACATATTATGAAGAAACTACCAGAAGAGTTGGGTTCCCATGCTCAATATAGTCATGAATTGAAAAGTGCCCTACAACAATGCGTTTATGACTGTCAAACTTGTGAGGATTTTGAGAAGTCTTGGGATGTATTACTTATACATACAATTTGCATGATCATGCATGGCTACAAAGTTTATACAGTGAGAGAACGTATTGGGCACTAGTATATTTGAAAGATGcattttgggctggaatgagtacaatacAACAaagcgagagcatgaatgcattaTTCGACAATTTGGTGTATTCAGGGTCTACATTGAAAGAATTTATTGATAAGTTTGATAATGCATTGAGGAAAAAGGTTGAGAATGAGAATGCAGCGGACTTTAACTTGTTCAAATACACAATTCCATGTATATCTCATTTATATGTTGAGAAGAAATTACAACAGTTGTACACTAATTCCAAGTTCAAAGAAGTACAACAAGAGATAATGGGGATGATATATTGTAATTCTCATCTTTATAAAACAGAGGGCGCAATTTCAATGTATCAAGTGTCCGATCAAGTACATGATGACTTCATCAAACCGGTTACATTTTCAGTTTACTTTAACGAAGATGAGTGTGAGGCAAAGTGCATATGTGGATTGTTTGAAATGAGAGGAATTTTGTGTAGACATATTCTTACTGTTTTCTCTGCCAAGAATGTGCAATCGTTACCTTTGAAGTACATTGTGGACCGGTGGAGGAAGGATCTAAAACGAAGatatacttttttacaaaacaGTTATGATGACTTGAGTGGTAAACCTGATGCCCACAGATATTCCTGTTTGTTAAAGAGATGCTATGAAGTATTAACAATTGCATTGTCAAGTGATGATCATTTTGTTGATATGATGCGCCAGTTAGATGTGATGGATGAGAAATACAGTATGGCAAAGATCGTGATGGATGAGAAATACAGTATGGCAAAGATCCACTGATGTCGCAACGGGAAAATAAAAAGGGTACTCAGTCCTCATGTAATTAGTGACCGAGGCAGGCGGACAGTGAAGAGGAGGGTACCTAAGTAGAGAAAGTCATGAAGAGGTTACAAACAGGGAACAAGAAAGCATGTGACAATGGAGTTGcaaatgagagaaaagaaacAGGTCAAAACATACTTATGCTATGATAATTTGTCATGCTTTACGCTTGGTTATGCTTATTGTTCAATTATTAATGAAGTAGGCTTGATTATGTTTATTTGTTGTGCTTGTACATTTTTTGAAACTTAGACATGTCAAGCTACTGAAGAAGGTCTATTGGAAACAAGTAGAGCTGCATTGGATATATGAACAAAGTCTCATTTCCATCAGGGGTTGAGTCCCAACATGGTTGTATGATTGGAACATAACAAAGTGTTATCACTCGGGTATACATATGATTATTCAAAGAAATTTGGACATATCAAACTGGTACTATGATATTGACCCGTCTTTATATTTGACTACAGATGTACTGTAGGAGCGATGGTAACTTCTGGCAATTGAAGAGTTGGGTCTATTTAAAATTACGCAACTTCTGCTtgtggtttttggtttttgggaGCTTTGTCAGTTGCTGCTTTGCTGGTTGTAGCTTAGGCTTGGTTGCAACCATGTTTGGTTGGAGGCTGCTTGttacacaaatatttttattcgtCTGTCTTGATGTCCATCGGATTAAAACTAATGGAGAACATTTCACTCTTTCTATGATTTCTGATTGTTATCTCTGTCATTCATTTTGTTCATTGCTTTGGTGCAATCAGGATTTGTGCTGCAGCCGAAACCGATGCATTGTGTATATTGAttcagccttttttttttttttttatcgtcaATGTTTTGATCAATTTATACTTTAGACAAACAATATGACAATTTTCTGTAGTTGACTGTGTAtacttaaatttgaaatttgttgtTCTGGGTGCTCTTAAATTTTGGTTAGcatatggaaaatgctatatGTACTCACATAACAATATGTGCTGATGTGTAGATatactgaaaattataaaatttgaaatttgaatttaaaaaaaaaaaaactgatcatAAAATGAATCTCGTATGTAAATTATAAGTACATATGATGCTACTCTTCCCATTTTAACACTATATTACAAAAACAacctaataaaaaacaaacgaaaaaataactatttacatcTCATGGATATAAGAACAACCCCGGTTTATTACACTGTAATAGAGATTTAAGAAGACGTAAAgtaaaacactttcttattcCACAATGATCGATTATTAAGGACAACGTATTGCAGGGCAGCTAGAGATAAAAGCAAAGGAGTGAGTAATTAAACAAGTTTGCCCTCTTGGTGTGTCCCTagtgtaaattgtatttttattttttcaattttttatttcaaacattttttaagcatgtttaaatattttcaaaaaatataaaaaactcaatacactaattataaagtaaaacCTAGCAGAACGCGAGAAATGGTGAAAACCCTAGCAGATCAAAGGTCGTGAGAAAAGGGAAGAAGCTTATGGAATcgaagtgaaaaataaaatgtaaagtgTTAATTACATCCATGTACAGTAACACTATTTATAGGAATAcgtgaagaaataaaatgacatgtgaCTATCATGTGatacaaaaatgaataaagtgaataaaagaatagaattataagaagatgaaaataataagTCTAATTCCTGATACCCCTCTTCAAGATGAAGTGTATATAGAATGAACTCCCATCTTGAAAACTAAATGATGAAATTGTTGAAAACCAAAAGGTATAGTTAACACATTAGCAAGTTGATGACTGGAAGCTAGGTGAAAAGTCTTGACAATGCCAGATTGAATTTTCTCCTAAATGAAGTGACAATCCAACTCAATGTGTTTTGTTCGTTCATGGAAGATTGGATTGGCATCAATGTGTAGAGCAGCCTGACTATCACAAAAAAATTGAGCACTATGAGGATGAGAAATACCAAAGTTAGACAAGAGATTGAAAAACCAAATGATTTCACAAGTGGTAGAAGCGATGGATCTATACTCAACCTCTGCAGAAGACCTAGAAACAATGGTTTGTTTCTTTGTCTTCCATGAAACCAAAGAATCCCCAAGGCAAACACAATAACCACTTGTAGATCTTCTATTGTCAATATAAGAAGTCCAATCAGAATCAACAGAGGCTTTGGGGGATAGTGTATTTGTAGCTGGAAAGAAAAGACCATGGCCCAGAGTGCCTTTGATGCATTGTAAAATTTTGTAGGCTGCTTGTAAATGAGGCTGCCTAGGCTGAGCCATGTATTGGCTAAGCCTATTGACAGAGTAACATAAGTTTGGCCGAGTTAATATGAGGTAAAGAAGTCGACCTATTAGTCTTCTGTAAACTGTAGGGTCAGACATCAAGTCTCCCGCATCCTTACTCAACTTAATGTTTTGTTCCAGGGGAAAAGCAACTGGTTTAGAAGCAAGTAAACCAGTATCTTGAAGAATTtccaaagaatattttctttgacacaaAGAAATACAAGCAGGAGACCGAGCCACTTccaaaccaagaaaatatttgagcttAACCAGGTCCTCAAGCTTAAATTTCTGATCAAGCAAGGACTTTAAAAACTCAACAGATTTCATATCATTACTAGCAATGAAAATATCATCTATATAGACAAGAAGGGTAATGAAAGAGGAACCCTCAATCTTAGTAAAAATGGAATAATCAGATTTGGATTGCTGAAAACCCATACTGAGTATAGAAGTTGAAAACTTTGAGAACCACTGCTGTGAGGCTTGTTTCAAGTCATAGAGTAATTTATTCAATTCGCAAACTTGAAACCCCACTTTTATATGGAAACTAGGAGGTAAGACCATGTACTTCTTCAAATAAATCTCCATGTAGAAAATCattatttacatcaagttgTGTAAGATGCTAACCTTTCACGGTAACAATGGCCAAAAGAGTTCTAACAGTAGCCATTTTAGCAACAGgtgaaaaagtttcaaaataatcCAACCCTTCAGTTTAAGTATAACCATTGGCAATCAACCTTGCTTTATATCTTTCAATTGAACTATTAGCACAATACTTGATCTTATacacccatttgcaaccaatagGCTTCTTACCGGGAGGTAAAGAAGTAACAGttcatgtattattaatttCCAAAACTGTAATCTCAGCTGACATAGTATctctccaatgagagtgcttgtCAGCTTGATGATAGAACTTAGATTCAGTATCGGCAGAAATGGATATGACAAAGGATTTGTGTGAAGCAGAAAGATTAgcataagataaaaaattgaaaatatcatatttgggAGATGAAggcaaaaatgaagaagaacctGATGAATTAGAAATTGTTGAAGCATCTTATGTAGAGTGCGTAAAAGAAGAATTGCAATGAAAATTCTGTAAGTAACCAGGTACCTTTTTGATTCTAGAAGATCTTTTAGGAAGACCAGAAGGTAATGGAACAGTGATAGAAGGCAATGGGGAAGAATTATTAACAGAAGGTGAAGAATCATTGGAATGAGAAGTTGAAGAACTAACATATGGCGAAGAATCATTTCGGTGAGAAGGTGAAGAAGACCTAAGAAATGAATCAATAGAGGATGTTGTTGAAGGCACAATTAAAGAATTTAAAGTTTAACATTCAATtggtttatgaaaaattgaagaaaaattagtattgttttgagaagtaaaatgaaaaatatgttcatGAAAAACTATATTTCTTGAAATAAAAGATTTGAATAAAAGCTCAAAAGGAGATTTATGATTTAAAGGAGTAGCAAGCCTGTTAATAAGGTAAGTTGCTGTTAAAACAACATTACCCAAAAAATTAATAGGCAGATGAGACTGAATCATCATTGTTCTAGCTACATTAAGAATGTATTGATGCTTTCTCTCTACAActaaattttgttgaggagtttcaaTACAACTATGCTGATGTACGATGTATTTAGAATGcaaaaaagaagcaaagaaaaattaagTGCTATGATCAGTGTGAagtgactttatttttaaatgaaattgtgTCTTagccattttataaaaaaactctaaaagtatgtgaaacttcagatttttttttaagaagataaaGCCATGTAGCACAAGTtgaatcatcaacaatagtcAAACAATATTTGTAACCTTCAACAGTAGGTACATTATatggtccccaaacatcacaaTGAACAAAATCAAATGGGGTAGCAGACATATGAACATTATTAGGGAAATGTAACTTCGTTTGTTTAGCTAAAGGACAAATCATGCAAGGAGTGCAAAGAAACAGTCAATTTAGGAGCAAAATTATTCAAAACAGCATCCTAGAATTAGAAGGATGACAAAGTCTATTATGCCAAAGTTCATAATTAGAGCATTTAGAAGAAATGAAGCAAACATGAGAAGATATTGTTTCAGGTAAACAAGCAGCATATGTGATAAAAACAATTAGGTTTAGAAACAGAAAGGCCTGACTGTTGCAGTATATAGAGGCCTCCTTGCAATCTACCCACTCCAATCAGCCTCTAACGAATCAGATCCTGTATTAGACAAGTGtcagaggaaaacaaaaaatagcaaGTTAGTGATTGTGTTAACTTGCTAGTggatattaatttgaatttaaaagttgaaacGCATAGAATGTCATGTAGAATAAGATGTTTAGAAATATACACAAAACCAATATGTGTAATAGACACAGATTGACCATTAGGAAGCTTTACAAAGGCATTAACAAAACTGGTAATGTAAGTAAAACAATCAATAGAAGGAACCATATGATCAATGGCTCCAGTATCATAGAATTGGAATTAAAAGGAACAGATTGAGCAATAGAAAAAACATAATGAGTATTATTTCGAGGAAAAATAATACCAGAAAAATTATATGACACAACTGCATTGACAACATAAGGAACTTCATGAGCAGATTTAGAAGGATGAAACAAATTTAGAAGCTGTTGATATTGAGCCTCAGTCAATGAAAAAGGATAAGCAACTGAAGAATTGCTATCACTGAGGACAACATTATTAGCCATAGATTGTTGCCTCTGTTTTGGTTTGTAGCCTAGGCGAAAGTCATGCAACTTGTAACACTTTTCAACCACTTGAGAAATAGAGGaaatttatttctataactgaaaaatgtgaggtccatttttatgagaaaatcgTTCCTTAAAATCCGACCAGATCTCACAAGTAGTTGTAATATACAAGATACTAGAATAAATTTCAGGAGAAACAAAGTTTAATATCTAAGATATCACCATATTGTTACATCAGAGCGatggagagaaaagagaatcTGTTGAATCCAAAGGTTTAGTAGTGGATCCATCAACAAATCCAAGCTTGTTCTTCGCCGAGAAAGCCATAGTCATTGAGCGAGACCAGGCATGGTAGTTCTCACCGAGAAAAGGTGCGTAACCAAGAAAACACCAGGACTGTCACtaggatgaagaaaaaaaaggagaagtgGCATCCTCGAATATGGATTTGTGAGACAGTGCCATCGAAGCAAGATAAAAGGAcgtctgataccatgtaaagtaaaccctagcagagcacaAGAAATGGTGAAAACCCTAGGAGACCAAAGgtagagagaaaatggaagaagCGTCTAGaattaaagtgaaaaataaaatgtaaagtgTTAATTACATTCGTGTAGAGTAGCACTATTTATAGGAatacatgaagaaataaaatgacatgtgaCTATCATGTGATACAAAAGTGAATAAAGTGAATAAAAGAATAGAATAAtaagaagatgaaaataataaatctaattcctgatactaatagtcatttatttaatcattaactaaaaaaatattaaaaaataaaataaaatatatgaacggTCAAATTGAGAAGATAAACTCAGGGGacataatatcattttccattaaacAAACTCAATGGAACGTCAAATACAAGAAAACCAAGACATGAAGATCATCAAGGTAGTCTTCAAAGATTGGTAGAAGCCAATGTATTTCCAACCTTAATGACAAATCGGTACCTAACATCACCTTGTTAAGGTAGTCTATTGGAATACCTTAAATTTCCTTCATCTCTTAAATTTCCTTCAATCCTCCTGTGGGACTCCTCACAACCATTTTTCCTCCTATCAAAACAAATCTTATTAACTCTATAGCTATAGATGAACAAGCTTATGGAATTCCAAGGTATAACATAGGGAAAAGTAAGTGGTTGACCTAAA belongs to Juglans regia cultivar Chandler chromosome 8, Walnut 2.0, whole genome shotgun sequence and includes:
- the LOC108986830 gene encoding protein FAR-RED IMPAIRED RESPONSE 1-like isoform X2, which produces MYGYYGAMPPPFFPPFVPHPNTHHYPWGGQQSLARPFFSPIPYLIAFNPRSSRHVEQVAEPTSDSRQRNTAESGTRDKSNDFGGFKEKHVDEGSAEVANDAAHHLRAEEEVDNDGRENFMNDGKDNDSLEEPKSGMLFSSKEELFAYYKQYGKQTGFGVMTQRSKREVDGSAKYLTLGCAHGGKARNRTSNVSKPRPTTKTNFKAKINVMLVDGSWRVTTVENTHNHALNSFKSNFFRCNRNDDDVVKRQLDENDEIGIQMNKSFDEVGELKNIQFIEKDCRNSIDKTRHLQLGEGGAKALCEYFERMQHENDGFYVMMDLDDDSRLRNVFWADARSRVAYEYFGDVVMFDTTYLTNSYNMPLALILGVNHHGQLIFLGVGLISIEDTNTFVWLFHKKCNCNCLSTNPT
- the LOC108986830 gene encoding protein FAR-RED IMPAIRED RESPONSE 1-like isoform X1, whose translation is MYGYYGAMPPPFFPPFVPHPNTHHYPWGGQQSLARPFFSPIPYLIAFNPRSSRHVEQVAEPTSDSRQRNTAESGTRDKSNDFGGFKEKHVDEGSAEVANDAAHHLRAEEEVDNDGRENFMNDGKDNDSLEEPKSGMLFSSKEELFAYYKQYGKQTGFGVMTQRSKREVDGSAKYLTLGCAHGGKARNRTSNVSKPRPTTKTNFKAKINVMLVDGSWRVTTVENTHNHALNSFKSNFFRCNRNDDDVVKRQLDENDEIGIQMNKSFDEVGELKNIQFIEKDCRNSIDKTRHLQLGEGGAKALCEYFERMQHENDGFYVMMDLDDDSRLRNVFWAEALCEYFERMQHENDGFYVMMDLDDDSRLRNVFWADARSRVAYEYFGDVVMFDTTYLTNSYNMPLALILGVNHHGQLIFLGVGLISIEDTNTFVWLFHKKCNCNCLSTNPT
- the LOC108986821 gene encoding protein FAR-RED ELONGATED HYPOCOTYL 3-like is translated as MNALFDNLVYSGSTLKEFIDKFDNALRKKVENENAADFNLFKYTIPCISHLYVEKKLQQLYTNSKFKEVQQEIMGMIYCNSHLYKTEGAISMYQVSDQVHDDFIKPVTFSVYFNEDECEAKCICGLFEMRGILCRHILTVFSAKNVQSLPLKYIVDRWRKDLKRRYTFLQNSYDDLSGKPDAHRYSCLLKRCYEVLTIALSSDDHFVDMMRQLDVMDEKYSMAKIVMDEKYSMAKIH